One part of the Ornithodoros turicata isolate Travis chromosome 2, ASM3712646v1, whole genome shotgun sequence genome encodes these proteins:
- the LOC135382971 gene encoding uncharacterized protein LOC135382971: MQLCDDSETITDNREYEDAQIPAKLSMVTLVEASRSLEELHACESSFATVRAAEARGMHLKSDKAVQTSNTVDVIKMDHPYSKTGVKMATVETQTVMCSVPASHGLTEEDNRFYTGISLEAFTNLVAVVSSLSHPPCCMSIADQVLLTLMRLRLGLLYGDLARRLKVSTSQSGKIFRYMTGVLADVLGKVIVWLPKQTIRANMPAQFIEGGYEGTTCIIDCSEVQMQRPRVLYSSGQTYSHYKSSNTVKFLIAVAPDGFIMFISGAYGGRASDKFIVEDSHFCAYLSPYDEIMADRGFGLTEDMKVKRVKLNVPAFWSRRISTLRIHVERAINRIKTYRIFKQPLPIHHKKLMNNILLACAGLCNLKRPLIAEQHVPVDEEDEECDDEPVDECYAEIVGQY; this comes from the coding sequence ATGCAGCTGTGCGATGACAGCGAAACGATAACAGACAACCGTGAATACGAGGACGCTCAAATACCAGCGAAGCTCAGCATGGTTACACTAGTAGAGGCATCTCGAAGCCTCGAGGAATTGCATGCGTGTGAATCGTCATTCGCCACTGTCAGAGCAGCAGAAGCAAGAGGCATGCACCTGAAATCAGATAAAGCAGTGCAAACAAGCAATACAGTGGACGTGATCAAAATGGACCACCCCTACTCTAAAACAGGTGTGAAAATGGCAACGGTGGAGACTCAGACTGTAATGTGTTCAGTGCCAGCTTCCCATGGGCTCACTGAGGAAGACAACAGATTCTACACTGGTATTAGTTTGGAAGCCTTCACTAACCTCGTAGCTGTGGTGAGCTCCTTAAGCCACCCACCTTGCTGCATGTCAATTGCAGACCAGGTCCTCCTAACGCTTATGAGGTTACGTCTCGGCCTACTTTACGGAGACCTGGCAAGACGACTTAAAGTTTCCACGTCACAGAGTGGCAAGATATTCCGCTACATGACTGGAGTCCTGGCAGATGTACTCGGTAAAGTCATCGTTTGGCTACCGAAGCAAACTATCCGGGCCAACATGCCGGCACAATTTATCGAAGGGGGATACGAGGGCACTACATGTATCATCGACTGCAGCGAAGTGCAGATGCAGCGACCACGGGTGCTGTACTCAAGTGGGCAGACGTACAGCCATTATAAAAGCTCGAACACTGTGAAGTTCCTCATTGCGGTTGCACCTGATGGCTTCATAATGTTTATTTCCGGTGCATACGGTGGCCGTGCGTCAGACAAGTTTATTGTAGAGGATTCACACTTCTGTGCGTACTTGTCACCGTACGACGAGATTATGGCAGACCGTGGCTTCGGTCTAACAGAAGACATGAAAGTCAAGCGTGTGAAGCTAAATGTTCCTGCATTCTGGTCACGAAGAATATCAACATTGAGAATTCATGTCGAACGAGCGATCAATCGGATCAAGACCTACCGGATATTCAAACAGCCCTTGCCCATACATCACAAAAAGTTGATGAACAATATCCTTCTGGCATGTGCAGGGCTATGTAACCTCAAGAGGCCCCTAATTGCAGAGCAGCATGTGCCTGTGGACGAGGAGGATGAAGAATGTGATGATGAACCTGTGGACGAATGTTATGCAGAAATAGTTGGACAGTACTAA